Sequence from the Argentina anserina chromosome 7, drPotAnse1.1, whole genome shotgun sequence genome:
TGATGCCACTTATTAGGGTTCTTGCCCTATTTGTGTATCAAAGAGAAAATAGATAAGTTTTTACGAGCAAGGAAACTAACATTATATTGATATTCGATAACGGCTGAAGCCCTAGAACAAGCTTTAAATAGGAACTACTGGTAATGAACACCAGATACGTGTCATCCAACTGCTCAGGAAATAGAAACCCTATTACAAATTAGATTTAAATAAAAGGCCCAATAGAAGAGCATGCAACTCATGCAGCCCAATCATGGATCAAGCTAGCCCATCACAGGTTGACTCACAACACAGCTGCGTGCACACTAGTGATAAATTGAGTATTGCATTATTTCCAGACAAGTAGGTACATACATAATTTAGATACGAATCTTTTTGTCAAAGTGAAACTTCAATAAACCAGGGCAaagcccaaaaaaaaaaggagaacaACACAGAGAACAcaaacaagaagaaagaaacacaagatcACAGCAAACAACACAACTACCAAACTAAAGCAATAAAGCAGACAACAAGACATTAGGGCGGTCCTGGTAAACCATCGTTCCTCAACACCCGACAGAGGGAAGTTGGGGGTGTCTCCACCTATTCCGAAGAGCTCAACTCCACCATTGCAAGCTTGGCCGCAGCGTCCGCTGAACGGTTAACATCACGCGGAATCCAATTCCACAATACCTCATCAAAAGCCTCACTCAACTGAGTAAGCTTCTTTTAAAAAGGGACATACCTCCAATTAGCACAAGAATCACCCATGAGAGCGCTTATAATCTCCTTGCAATCACCTTCTATCACCACCTTCTTGTGATGCATGTCAGCCACCATATGAAGCCCCACCAAAGCCGCCATAGACTCAGCCTCAACCGCAGAATTATGAGAACTGACACGACTTGCTCCCACTAAACACACACCCTTCTCATCACGAATAACCACTCCCAATCCACACTTAGGATGTTTTGAATTCCAAGAGGCATCAAAGTTCACCTTCACAAAAcctggaggaggaggaagccaCCTGACCACCTGACCAACCTCCATATTCCCTTCCGGCAGAATAGGCTGAACAACAGACCACTCGGCAAAACTGCGCTGAATACGCTCAATTGTAGCAGCCGGGTCTGGGAGAATCTTCTTCATGACTGCCTTGCATCTTTGCTTCCATATTTCCCATAGATGGAAGCAAACTAACAAGAAAAGGTTAGAAATACCACCATCTCCACCACTGAATTTCTTAAACATAGCAAGCAGCCAAACATCAAGAGTACAAATTGAAGCTATATCCGGAATGTAACAAAGAGTGCTACCAAACCAAACCGCCTTGGTCCAAGGACAAAGCAACAAACAATGCTCCACAGTTTCCTGATGCTCTCCACACAGCTCACACATCGGACTAGGAATgaattttttcttaaaaatacaCCAATTTGTGGACAAAGCATTAGAAAGGGCACGCCACATAAAATTAGAGATCTTAGGAACAAAACCTGGTTGCCAGATAGCTTTCCAAACTTTGGAATCAATGATGTGAGATGTGGAAGGCTTTATCTTCTTCACAGAATTTCCCCAACTCAGAGTAAATCAACTTGTACCCACTCATAGCCGAGTAAGAGCCGCTTTTTGAGTGAGGCCACACAAACACATCACTGTCCTGCTCACTACCAGTGTCAATTGCACCAATGGCACTCATATCCTCCTTACTAAGAAACCCTTTCAGGTGATCAATGTTCCAGTTCCTCTGAAAATCAATTAAATCCGCAACCAACAAGGGAGTGAACCGGTTTGACAAATCAGTAGGAATGATACGACCACCATTGTTGTTTGGGACCCATCTATCGACCCAAACATCAATGCTCTTACCGTTTCCCACCCTCCAAATCGACTTCTCCGCAATAGAGTCTCTGCCAGCAAGCATGCTGTTCCAAATCCAAGACGGCCTAGACCCtttctttgcattcaagaAACTCACATGGGGAAAATATCTAGCTTTGAGAACCCGAGCCCACAAGGAATAAGGGTTATTCACTAGCCTCCAGCAATGCTTAGCAAGAAGAGCCAAGTTGTATGCCTGTAAATTTTTGAATCCAAGACCACCTTCAAATTTTCCCTTGCAAAGGTCATCCCAACACTTCCAGTGCATTTTCTCTTTATACTCATTGAATCCCCACCAAAACTTAGAAAGATTAGAGTTGATTTTTTTGCAAAGCGCCTTCGGAAGCAGAAAGATAGCCATAGGGTAGGCTGGAACAGCCATGGCAACAGCTTTAATAAGCACCTCTCTTCTAGCTTGAGAAAGAATATTAGCCTTCCACCCTTGaattttttgattaattctctCTCGTATGTAAGCCATCGCACTTTTCTTGGAATTTCCCCAAATAGTGGGAAGACCGAGATAAATTCCCGGCTGAGAACTGATAGGAATTTCCAACTCCGCTGTAACCATCTCACGAATTTCAGGATGAGAGTTAACAGAGAAGAAAACTGATGACTTGCCAAGGTTAACAGCTTGTCCAGAAGCAACACAATAAGAGTCCAAGATCGACTTCAAAGCCCTATAATTTGAGACAGTGGCCTTAGAGAACAGGATTGTATCGTCAGCAAACATAAGATGAGAGAGCCCTGGACATTGAGGACTAAGCTTTATACTTTGAAGATTCTCCTTTCTGATCTCAGCTTCAATATTCCTTGATAAAACTTCCCcaataataagaaaaagaTAAGGCGACAGGTGATCCCCTTGTCGCAGCCCTCTTGAAGGATTAAAATAGCTCCCATGCTTCCCATTGATCATGATTGAGAAAGAAACCGAGGTAACCACCTTCATAATCAACCTCACCCACGCCAAACTAAAACCAAACTTCAACAAAGCTGCCTCGAGAAAGTCCCATTCAACCCTATCATAAGCCTTTTGCATATCCAACTTTAAGGCGAATTCATGACCT
This genomic interval carries:
- the LOC126802565 gene encoding uncharacterized protein LOC126802565: MCELCGEHQETVEHCLLLCPWTKAVWFGSTLCYIPDIASICTLDVWLLAMFKKFSGGDGGISNLFLLVCFHLWEIWKQRCKAVMKKILPDPAATIERIQRSFAEWSVVQPILPEGNMEVGQVVRWLPPPPGFVKVNFDASWNSKHPKCGLGVVIRDEKGVCLVGASRVSSHNSAVEAESMAALVGLHMVADMHHKKVVIEGDCKEIISALMGDSCANWRYVPF